The sequence CGGGTGGGACGGGCACTGGCGGGGGTCCCACTCGTCCCTGTCCCCGCGCCACACTCCCCGAGATGGGGAGACCCTCCGCCAAACCCAGGCCTCCTTACCGTGGTTTCCGGCCTCGAACGCTGCGGCACGCTGAGAGACGCGACCCATCCTGCGGCCCCCGACCCGCCTGGCCCGAGGCTGGAAAAGTCTTGCGGAGTAAACGAGAAGTGGGTGAAAAATTGTAATTTATTGAAACTCATAACTCAAAAAATAGAAGATGCTGTAGTGTACAATATATTACATGAAGCGCTCTGCAGCGCACATTCAAGTCAAGTAAGAACTGTccacccctccttcctccaccctccccctgGGACCGCCACGCGGGGTCGGTTTCATATACAATCATGCACACGGAATCGGAAAAGGAAGCCCCAGTATGTCGATGTATTCATTAGCACCAAACAGACCACAGTTccaattttcttttaaaaaggaaggagaaaaacaaaCCAACGAAAGAAACCCAAACGCAAAAACCAACCGACGGAGGGGGGGCTGACGCCCAGGGCCGGTACCACCGGCCGAGATCACATCCGTCCCGGCGACCCAACAGCCTAAGCTTCCCGGGCCCGATCCGGGCcccgggtgggggtgggcggcggcggcggctcgggCCCCCCGGAGCGGACCCGGATCCGGCCTCGTTCCCTgccccgggcggggggcgggggtgggggggggcctcAGGAGCTCCCAACGCACAGCTCGTCGGCCTTCTTGGGAGGGAACAGGTCTAAGAGAGGGGCGGAGAACTTGGGCCTCTCCAGGACCACCACTGGCCGCAAGTAGTGCAGCTGCTTCAAGGCCAGCTCGCCGCAGTCCGTCAGGGCCTTGTCCAGGATGGCCTGCAGGTCCTGCAGGGAAGGGCCGCCCGGCGAGTCGGCGGTCGGCCTGTCGCCGGGGGCAGGCTCGGCCGGCGCCTGAGGTAAGCTGGCATCGCGGGGGGCTTCCCCGGCTACACCGGGGCTCCCCGCCGCCCCGCCGGGGCTCCCCACCGCCCCGCCGGGGCTCCCCGCCGCCCCGCCGGGGCTCCCCTCCGCTCCGCCGGGGCTCTCCTCCGCCTCGCCGGGGCTCTCCTCCGCCCCTCCGCTGCCAGACGGGGACCCGGGCTCCGGGGGTTCCCACTCGTCCCAatcgtcctccttctcctcactctCCTGAATGAACTTGAGGAAGGAAGATTCGAAGCCCATCGGCTTATAGGTCCTCAGGTCGAtggggcggggcggcggggcctTGCGGACCGGCGGCTCTCTGGGGACGCGGTCTAGGACTCTGGCCGCGGGGTCCGGTCCGGCGCTCGGCCGCCAATCCCCGGGGTCCCTCCTgccgggcgggggcggcgggaggtCGGCGAAGCCCGCCCGGCTCTGGGCGGCCCCGAGGACCGACTGCTCCGCCTTCCAAAGGCTGGGCTCgggggcccccgcccccgccgcctggGCGGCCCCCGCCATGCCCCGGTATAGGAAAGTCTCGGCCCCCAGCAGCGGGGTGCCTGcagcccgcccccggccccccacctccGGGGCGGCGAGGGAAGGCGCCCGGCCTCCCGCCGCGACGCCGGGCACCCCGGTCCTTCCCGCTGCACAGTCTCTGCTTTCGCCTGCCGCCGTCGCCGTCGCCACCTCCCCTCCCGGTTCCTCCCCGTCTTCGTCGTGCTCCTCTtcgtcgtcctcctcgtcctcctcgtcctcctcttcctcctcctcctcctcctccttgccgccCACCTCCTCACCCTCACCGTCCCGGTCCCCGGCCCGCGGGCTGGggtccggggggggcgggggcgggagccTCGTGCCGTACTCCACGCAGAGCACCAGCTTCTGCAGCTCCTGCTCCAGGAAGGCGCAGCTCATCTGGTGGGTGCGCTTGTAGTGCCGGACGATGCTGCTCTCCAGCTTGACCACGGACAGGCAGCCCCGCACCATGCAGGGGTACTGCGTGTGCTCCGCCTGCTCCAGGCACATGCCCAGGGCCTCCTCCCTGGTCTTGAAGGCCATGGGCTGCTTCTCTCTGACCGAGCCGCACTTGCGGCTCCTggcccccggcggcggcggcggcggcctctgCCCGCCCTCGGGGTCCTCGCCCGGGAAGCCCGCCTCGGTCCCGGGGAGGGCCCCCGGCTCCGCCTTGGGGCTGCGGAAGAGGCCGTCGTAGAAGTCCCTGTGGCGGAAGAAGACGTGCTGCGAGTAGCCGCTGCGGTGGGAGAAGACGCGGCCGCAGCCGTCCAGGTCGCAGTGGATCTCCCAGTCGGACCCGCCGGTCCCGCGCGGCTCcgtccgctgctgctgctgcggctgccgCAGCTTGCCGGGCGAGTGGCAGGCGGCCGGGCACTGGGGCCGGCCGCAGGGGTGGCGCGGGACGTCCTCGGCCTCGGCCTCCTCCAGCTGGTCCAGGTGGTGGCAGTCGCTGCAGTGCTTGGCGAGGGCCTTGGCGCCCAGGAAGCGCTTGCTGCACTCCTTGAACTTGCAGACGAAGACCTTCTTGAACTTGACCAGCTCCCTCTTGCGCCGGGCCTTGTCCTTCTCCAGGCACACCTGCTCGCGGCTGTAGCGGTGCACGGTGCGGTAGTGGCGGATCAGGCCCTTGAGGCTGGTGAAGGCCGAGGTGCAGCTCTTGTGGATGCAGCGGAACGGCTTCTGGATCTTGCTGAGGACGTAGCACAGGTTGCCCCGGGCCACCGTCCGGCGGCTGCCCCGGCCCTCCCGCGGGGCGCCCCCGGGCTCCTCGCCGGAGGACTCCGGGTCCGTCTCCGAGCCGCCCCGGTCGGCGCCGTTGGGGCAGAAGGCCGccggccccggggcccggccTTTCAACCTCCCGCCGGGGACCGGGCCGGCCTGGCCGACCGTCTTCTTGCCGAACAGCTTGAGGGGGGCCCGGTCGCTGCTGATCTGGTGCTTGTTCTTGTAGTGGATGCGCAGGTGGGTCTTCCGGGTGAAGGATCTTTGGCAGATGTGGCACTGGAAGGGGGAGTAGCGGTGCTGGAACATGCTCAGCTGGAGGACCTGCTCCCGGGAATAGTTGTGCTTCCGGACGTAATGCATCAGCAGGGCCTCCCGGGTCACGAACTCGAACTTGCAGCCCTGCAGCTCGCAGAAGAAGGGCTTGGCCGCCAACTGGGCCAGGTACTGGCTGGACACGGCCTCCCCGCCCGGGCCGTCGTCGGGCTGCCCCGGCTCGGCGTCGGCCTCGGGGGAGGCCGGCGGCGCCCCCGCTTCGGCCGGGGGCTCCGGGAGGCGCGAGTTGGCGTTCTGCAGGCTGAGGTGCTTCAGGCCCAGCATGAGCTCCAGCATGGTGTCCTCGGGCCCCGGGCGGCAGCCCCCCGGGCCGAGCCGCCGGGCCGCGGGGGCGACCCGCTCCGGGCTCTCGTCCGGGGACTCGCCGCCGCTGTCGGAGAGGGCGTCCCGGGCGTCGGGCGGCCCGGCGGCCCGGCGGGGGTCGGGGACCCGGGGGGGCTCCCCCGGCCGCCCGCCCGGCCGCTTCTTGGGCTTGAAGTGGTAAGGGTGGGCCTTGCGCAGGTGCCGCTGCATCCCGCGGGCGTTCTTGTACACCGAGCCGCAGCCCGCCAGGCCGCAGGTGAACCTCTTCCCGTCGAAGCAGACGGCCGCGCCCCCCTCCGCCGGGGAGGGCTCCGGGTCCCCTTCGTTCCCGGAGGTGGACGAGCTGGGGCTCAGCCGGCCGCTGGAGCCGCTGTCGCCGGGGGTCCTGGGGCGGGTCGcaggccgcggcggcggcggcggcggcggcggcggcggaggcggcggcctcCCCCGGCTCCGGCGGGGCGCCGGCCGCCCCCTCGCCCGACGGCGGGTCCTCGGCGGGGGGCGGCTTCCCCGGGCAGCCCGGCGGCGaccggccccccgggccccccgcggcggcggggggcggggacgcCGGCCCGCCGTTGGAGAGCccggccggcggggcgggggcggcgtgGGCCGAGAGGTGGTCCCGGAACTCGGCCCTGGAGTAGTAGAACTTCTTGCAGCCGGCGACGGTGCAGGTGTAGGAGGCGTCCCGGAAGTGCTGGGCCTCGTGGTGGTACAGCTGGCCCAGGTCGCTGGAGACGACGCCGCAGCCCCGCAGCTCGCAGCGGTAGCGCAGGTCGTCGTGCTTCTGCTTGTGGTGCAGCAGCTCGTTGACGGAGGAGAAGCGGGCCGAGCAGCCGATGGAGACGCAGAGGTAGGGCTGCGGCCCGCGGTGCACCTGCTCGTGCTGCCGCAGGTGGAAGGCCGTCATGAAGTGGCGGCGGCAGAAGGCGCACTTCTCCCGGCGGTTCTTCATGTCCAGGTAGTGCCGGGCGTTGGCGTCGTCGTTCTGGTGCTCGGCCTTCAGGTGCACGCTCAGGTACTTGAACTGCTTGAAGACCCGCGAGCAGTCCGTGCCCGGGCACGGGTACAGGTCGCGGTCCTGCAGCCGGCAGGCCTCCAGGTTGCGGAAGGTGACGTAGTCGTGGGGGTCCCCGGCGGCCCCTTCCGCCTCCGGCGGGGCcggctcccccccggcccccccggcggcgctcggcgggggcggggggggggtccgggtCGGGCGGCGCCGGGGCCTTGGCGGGCTGCTCCCTCTTCaccagcagctgctgctgctgctgctgctgctgctgctgctgctgctgctgctgctgctgctgctgcttcttcctcgGCCGGTCCCGCCGGCTCGGGGGCATCTTGACGTGCTCCATGACGTGGGGCACGAAGAACTCCTTCTTCTTGAACTTGCGCAGGCAGACGGGGCAGGTGTAGACGCCGTCCTCCATGTGCATCTTGGAGTGGTGCAGGATGCGGGCCTCGATGCACTCCCGCTTGCACAGCGCGCAGAAGAACTTGTACTGCAGCCAGCGCTGGTAGCGCTCCGACGAGCCGATGGGCTTCTTGTCCCGCGGCTTCTCCTTGAGCGGCTCCGCCGCGTCCGGCCGCCGGCAGGCCTTGTCCTCCTTGGCCTCGTCGTAGTCGCTCAGGAACGACTCCAGGACGTCCGTCTCGTGCAGGGACAGCTCGTAGCCGCTCAGGTCGCCGTCCGAGTCCGAGGCCGCCTGGCCCAGCAGCTGGTGGCAGTGGCGCTTCAGGGTCTTCCAGTCCCAGAACTCCGGGTCGAAGGGCCAGTGGGCCTTGAGGGCCAGCAGCAGCTCGCAGCGCAGGGAGTTGGGCACGGGGGCGTTCTCCTCGTCGAACTTCTGGTCGGGCTGCAGGTACAGCTCCTCCAGCAGGCCGAAGCCCTCCGGGCTGGGCTCCAGGAGGAACTCGGTCAGCTGGCAGGCCCGCCGCACCTCCAGGTCGTCGGGCAGGAGGCAGCTGATGGTCTTGCACACCGACGCCTTCATCTCGTCGTCCTCGCCGGTCCGGATCTGGAGGGCCCGCACGCACAGCAGCACCGACACGCCCAGCCCGGCTCCTTCTGCCTGCCGGGACGGAgacggagagacggtccctcacttTGGTAAACCCACCCGGTCCCAAGGGgctgggaaggcgggggggggggccccccCAAGATCGTCCCCGGCCCGGCGCCTCCCGACGGCCGCCATCCCACCCGGAGGGCCAAACCGAGGGCTCGCCGCGGGTTCCCCGCtcgcgcccggcccggcccagcgaCCTACCTCAGCCTGGGCGACCCTGATTAGGCAGAAGAGGTGCTGCTGGGTCTTGGCGATGACCCCAAACTGACGACACCGTTCCAAGAACGTGTCTAAAGAAGGATCGATCCTTCTCTGCAGCTTACTCCAAAACAGAGTCAGCTCCCTGCGGAAGAGAAATCAAAGACTGTTGCCCCCGGGGTAAAACCACGGCCACCGAAAGATCACTAACCGGGGGGGGCGGCCACCGACGGTATCGAGGGTACGGACCGAGCACCTACCGCGGgcggggcgctgtactgagcgcttggatgaATAGGACAGAACAGGACGAAAAAATCTAGCTGGCCAACCTACCAAGTAGCCCTCACTCCTGTCACAGAAAGCGGGCCGCTGGAAAGCCCAATCTTTCCCTACACAGGGATTCCCCCAACCGCCGGCAGCCTCTCTCCCACCCGGGGCCCCGGGAAGCcttggctttggggtcagagctcTCCCCTGGAGTCCGGGACCAGGGCTTAAATGAGGGCGAAGCCAGCGGTTTGAGCTGCAATGCgggagaagagggcagggaagggttaGGCAGAGCAGAAGCGGGGACAGAGTGGGGACGTGGGGGccgcacgcacacacgcacacacaagccCTCGCGCCCACCCAGTTTCAGCGGGGACACGCCGGCCCCGGGCGGACGGTCGGCCAGCCGAGCCCGCCGCTCCTTCGCCAAAGCGGCTCACCTGCTCCAGCCGCCGCCCACCGTCAGACCTCTGGAGCAGGAAGCCGCGGGTGCGGAGCAGCCCCCGTTACTGGCCTCGGCTTCTGGGGCCGTTGCCGCCGCGGCCCCGGCTGACCCCCGCTCTCCGTTCCGCCCGGGGAGGCGGCCCCAGGCCCGGCGGGGGGACTGCTCCGCTACCCGTGGCTTCCTTTGCTCCTGATGCGCCCGGTGAGTCCCGCCCGGCCCTTCCACTCGGGGTCGGAGAGGAAGAGCAATAATCCCATCTATGGGGCTGGCCGGTTTCCTGAGCCCCGAGCCCCTCCGGCAGCTCATCCAACCAGGTGGGGCAAGAACAGGAGAGAGGAGgccagtggggggaaaaaaaaacccaacctatCCGACTTCCCAAAACCAATGGCCACACTTGCCGCCGCCACTGGCACCAAGGACCGGGGCCCAGACGCGGGGAAGGGCGACACGGCCTGGCCAAGAGCCGCtccgggagggaggagagggtcccCGTCCATAATCTGCCCCTAAACCCTTCCCCACGACCAGCGGCTTCAGACCCTGGCACCCAAGGGAGGAGTAGCCCGTGGCCCAAGCCCTTTTGGAAGGATCGGGTGCCCCCCAGCAGTTACCCCGTGGGCCAGCAGCCCCAGCCTGGGGTAGCGAGATACTTCCCTGCTGGGGTCAGAGCCCAGGGGGTCCCTAGTCACCCCTGTGCCAGAACCGTAGGGTTCAAAGACATTCTGGCGTTTCAGAAGGGATCAAAGAAAAACATTCAAGGTTGTTTTCAAAGACATTTCCCACCGATGCCAGGAGcctgtacacacaaacacacagaaacAGCCCCAACATCCCATCCCTCCTCCGCAGGGGAGCCAGGAGGCCAGTGGCCTTGGCCGACGCCTCCAGACCGGCCAGTGGCCTTTCCCTCTTTCGGCAGCAGGGATGTCACCTCTGAGTGCACTTCAAAAGAACCCAAGAGCCAACGAAGCAGCGCGGTCCAGGGGAAACCTCACCACTGGGAGCCCCAAGATCTGGGCTGTactcccactccgccacttgcctgctgtttgaccctgggtgggtcatttctcttctctgggtcccagtgtcctcatctgttctcccttagactgagccccacacgggacagagactgggtttgTTCTGACAATATTCTATCTGCCTCcacgattagcacagtgcttggcacatgggaagtgttGAAAACATACTGCAGGTGACAATaatgaggattgactgattgagaacaaGCGTAAAGCTCCAAAGCGGCTGGTCAGTTCCAGCCCCCGCAGGTCGCACCGCTGAGATCCTTGGGAAGCCGGACCGTGGAGGGTGGGAACACACGGCCGCCAGGCCCTGTGGAGGAGGCCCGGCCAGTTCCGCTGGGCgtagggatgggatgggagggcgGTCCGGGATCAGGGCCGAGCCACTCTGGAAAGGTGCCCTCAGCCCGTCACCCTGCTCACTCACCGGCCACCTGACCTCCCCGCCCTCACCCCGCCCGGCCCTCGGTGTGGCTCTGGCTCTGCGCAGGCCCCCGGGGGGGCACGGCAAGGGCCATCCAGGCTCTTCCAAACCCCCCACAGCAACGTGGGGATCCCAGGACCCCCTCCTGCGGCAGAAAGTCTGCGAGGAGTCGGGGAAGCCCACTGAAGCCAGGGGCTCCTGGAGCTCGGCTGCCACACCGTCCTTGATTCATTCCGTTTTGACACGTGCAGCCCCGCCTGCCGCTTCCCACGTCACTACAACCAGGGACCTGAATCaatccacgctgctcctcaccatCCCCAAGGCACCGCTAGGTCAGCACTCTACTGCGTTGCTCCAAAACCCCAGCGGGGTCTGTGGCTAATTCTGGCTCACAAGAGGAGGTCACCTCCGTGTTTAAAGCCCCCTGcatgcacgcgcacaca comes from Tachyglossus aculeatus isolate mTacAcu1 chromosome 16, mTacAcu1.pri, whole genome shotgun sequence and encodes:
- the RLF gene encoding zinc finger protein Rlf; the encoded protein is MWQLEAELREQEVSESSSRGYCRTFCQTLLQYAGNRATSEHAGPPLLEVYRLAIQSFASARPFLTTECEDVLLVLGRLVLSCFELLLSVPESDLPGEVWVSFHQTIQDSHDALLEFGNNNLQVLVDITKEGVWKNPTLLKVLSQQPVDPEDASRWMALEGPFFLQMRIKHLLKSNCIPQATALSRLCAESQDFAGTASFRLAYITCLCSLLPSEEAIKEIAKLDCKEVLDITCNLESEGQDNTAFILCTTYLTQQLQTASVYCSWELTLFWSKLQRRIDPSLDTFLERCRQFGVIAKTQQHLFCLIRVAQAEAEGAGLGVSVLLCVRALQIRTGEDDEMKASVCKTISCLLPDDLEVRRACQLTEFLLEPSPEGFGLLEELYLQPDQKFDEENAPVPNSLRCELLLALKAHWPFDPEFWDWKTLKRHCHQLLGQAASDSDGDLSGYELSLHETDVLESFLSDYDEAKEDKACRRPDAAEPLKEKPRDKKPIGSSERYQRWLQYKFFCALCKRECIEARILHHSKMHMEDGVYTCPVCLRKFKKKEFFVPHVMEHVKMPPSRRDRPRKKQQQQQQQQQQQQQQQQQQQLLAEGAAGDPHDYVTFRNLEACRLQDRDLYPCPGTDCSRVFKQFKYLSVHLKAEHQNDDANARHYLDMKNRREKCAFCRRHFMTAFHLRQHEQVHRGPQPYLCVSIGCSARFSSVNELLHHKQKHDDLRYRCELRGCGVVSSDLGQLYHHEAQHFRDASYTCTVAGCKKFYYSRAEFRDHLSAHAAPAPPAGLSNGGPASPPPAAAGGPGGRSPPGCPGKPPPAEDPPSGEGAAGAPPEPGEAAASAAAAAAAAAAACDPGRLSPSSSTSGNEGDPEPSPAEGGAAVCFDGKRFTCGLAGCGSVYKNARGMQRHLRKAHPYHFKPKKRPGGRPGEPPRVPDPRRAAGPPDARDALSDSGGESPDESPERVAPAARRLGPGGCRPGPEDTMLELMLGLKHLSLQNANSRLPEPPAEAGAPPASPEADAEPGQPDDGPGGEAVSSQYLAQLAAKPFFCELQGCKFEFVTREALLMHYVRKHNYSREQVLQLSMFQHRYSPFQCHICQRSFTRKTHLRIHYKNKHQISSDRAPLKLFGKKTVGQAGPVPGGRLKGRAPGPAAFCPNGADRGGSETDPESSGEEPGGAPREGRGSRRTVARGNLCYVLSKIQKPFRCIHKSCTSAFTSLKGLIRHYRTVHRYSREQVCLEKDKARRKRELVKFKKVFVCKFKECSKRFLGAKALAKHCSDCHHLDQLEEAEAEDVPRHPCGRPQCPAACHSPGKLRQPQQQQRTEPRGTGGSDWEIHCDLDGCGRVFSHRSGYSQHVFFRHRDFYDGLFRSPKAEPGALPGTEAGFPGEDPEGGQRPPPPPPGARSRKCGSVREKQPMAFKTREEALGMCLEQAEHTQYPCMVRGCLSVVKLESSIVRHYKRTHQMSCAFLEQELQKLVLCVEYGTRLPPPPPPDPSPRAGDRDGEGEEVGGKEEEEEEEEEDEEDEEDDEEEHDEDGEEPGGEVATATAAGESRDCAAGRTGVPGVAAGGRAPSLAAPEVGGRGRAAGTPLLGAETFLYRGMAGAAQAAGAGAPEPSLWKAEQSVLGAAQSRAGFADLPPPPPGRRDPGDWRPSAGPDPAARVLDRVPREPPVRKAPPPRPIDLRTYKPMGFESSFLKFIQESEEKEDDWDEWEPPEPGSPSGSGGAEESPGEAEESPGGAEGSPGGAAGSPGGAVGSPGGAAGSPGVAGEAPRDASLPQAPAEPAPGDRPTADSPGGPSLQDLQAILDKALTDCGELALKQLHYLRPVVVLERPKFSAPLLDLFPPKKADELCVGSS